In one Bacillus sp. PK3_68 genomic region, the following are encoded:
- a CDS encoding NAD(P)-dependent oxidoreductase, whose product MQTMKIGFIGTGVMGKSMARHLQEAGHQLFLYTRTKEKAEELLTKGAVWCQTPAEVSGQTDAVFTIVGEPHDVEEVYLGAEGILAGGRKGQVVIDMTTSQPSLARKIYEQAKAKGIDALDAPVSGGDTGARNGTLAIMVGGDKAAFEKVLPLLQTLGSNIIYQGEAGAGQHTKMSNQIAIATNMIGVCEALLYAQKAGLDLDSVLKSISTGAAGSWSLSNLAPRMIRGDFAPGFYVKHFIKDMRIAIEESEKMGLELPGLSLAKKMYEELASRGEEASGTQALFKYWG is encoded by the coding sequence ATGCAGACAATGAAAATTGGGTTTATCGGTACAGGAGTAATGGGAAAAAGCATGGCGCGCCATTTGCAAGAGGCAGGACACCAATTATTTCTTTATACGCGTACAAAAGAGAAGGCGGAGGAATTGCTCACTAAAGGGGCTGTATGGTGCCAAACGCCAGCTGAAGTGTCCGGTCAAACAGATGCAGTATTTACGATTGTCGGCGAGCCTCATGATGTAGAGGAAGTATATTTAGGAGCAGAGGGGATCCTGGCAGGAGGAAGGAAAGGCCAGGTGGTGATCGACATGACCACTTCGCAGCCTAGCCTTGCTCGAAAAATCTATGAACAAGCAAAAGCAAAAGGAATAGATGCTCTGGATGCACCAGTTTCGGGCGGAGATACAGGTGCAAGAAATGGAACGCTTGCTATCATGGTCGGTGGGGACAAAGCTGCATTTGAAAAAGTGTTGCCGCTCCTTCAAACGCTCGGGAGTAATATCATCTATCAAGGAGAAGCGGGAGCAGGGCAACATACAAAGATGAGCAATCAGATAGCTATTGCAACAAATATGATTGGTGTTTGCGAAGCGCTCCTCTATGCACAAAAGGCTGGACTTGATTTGGATAGCGTGTTAAAGAGCATTTCTACAGGGGCAGCAGGCAGTTGGTCTTTATCTAATCTGGCCCCGCGAATGATCCGGGGAGACTTTGCACCGGGTTTTTATGTAAAGCACTTCATAAAGGATATGAGAATAGCGATCGAAGAATCAGAAAAAATGGGATTGGAGCTGCCGGGCCTATCGCTGGCTAAAAAGATGTATGAAGAGCTGGCTTCAAGAGGGGAGGAAGCCAGCGGAACACAAGCACTGTTTAAATATTGGGGATAG
- a CDS encoding aminotransferase A: MEHLINKQVKNIQISGIRKFFNLVGGVDDMVSLTIGQPDFLTPEHVKVAGKEAIADNFTTYTHNAGLLELRKAAADYVHSKYHLSYSPESEVIVTVGASQAIDITLRTLLSPGDEVILPGPVYPGYEPIIQMCQATVRTVDTRASGFKLTAGLIKGALTDKTKAVILPYPSNPTGVSLTEAELKEIADLLRGKDIFVIADEIYSELTFDASHVSIASFLREQTIVLNGLSKSHAMTGWRIGFLFAPEEIAKHMLKVHQYNVSCASSVSQMAALEAVTTGINDALPMQAEYKKRRDYVFDRLSNMGLDIVKPDGAFYFFIAIPDWVQDSSFDFCYKLAMEQKVAVVPGSAFSEFGEGYFRLSFACSMEELRKGLDRIEAFLNKTKN, encoded by the coding sequence TTGGAACACCTTATTAATAAACAAGTAAAAAACATTCAGATTTCTGGAATCCGCAAGTTCTTTAATCTGGTCGGCGGTGTTGATGACATGGTCTCTCTTACAATTGGCCAGCCTGACTTCCTTACGCCAGAACACGTAAAAGTAGCGGGCAAAGAAGCAATCGCTGATAACTTTACAACCTACACTCATAATGCTGGCCTCCTTGAATTGCGAAAAGCGGCAGCCGATTATGTACATAGTAAATACCATTTATCGTATTCTCCCGAATCAGAAGTCATTGTGACCGTTGGAGCTAGCCAAGCAATCGATATTACCCTGCGCACGCTGTTGTCACCGGGTGATGAAGTAATTTTACCAGGTCCCGTTTACCCTGGCTATGAACCAATTATCCAGATGTGCCAAGCAACTGTACGCACAGTTGATACACGGGCAAGTGGATTTAAATTAACTGCAGGGTTGATAAAAGGAGCCCTAACAGATAAAACAAAAGCAGTGATTTTGCCCTATCCGTCTAATCCAACCGGTGTGAGTTTAACAGAAGCGGAATTAAAAGAGATCGCTGACCTTTTAAGAGGAAAAGATATTTTTGTTATCGCAGATGAAATATATAGCGAATTAACATTTGACGCTTCCCATGTGTCTATTGCTTCTTTTTTAAGAGAGCAAACCATCGTATTAAATGGGCTGTCTAAGTCACATGCAATGACAGGCTGGCGGATCGGCTTCTTATTTGCGCCTGAAGAGATCGCCAAGCATATGTTGAAAGTCCACCAATACAATGTATCCTGTGCTTCCTCTGTCTCACAAATGGCTGCGTTAGAAGCTGTGACAACTGGCATCAATGATGCTCTACCGATGCAAGCTGAGTATAAAAAGCGGCGGGATTATGTATTCGATAGGCTTTCCAATATGGGGTTGGACATTGTAAAGCCAGACGGGGCTTTTTATTTCTTTATTGCTATTCCTGATTGGGTGCAAGATTCTTCTTTCGACTTTTGTTACAAACTGGCAATGGAACAAAAAGTAGCTGTTGTTCCTGGCAGCGCCTTTTCCGAGTTCGGTGAAGGGTATTTCCGGCTTTCTTTTGCTTGCTCAATGGAAGAATTACGTAAAGGACTTGATCGCATCGAGGCATTTTTAAACAAAACAAAAAATTAA